The region AAAAACTGCAAAAATACCCGCAATTAGTAACAACCATTTCCAAATTTTCGACATTATTTTTCTCCTTTTTTAGAGGAATCTTCCTCTAGTATTCCATAAATCATCATATCCAAAACCTGTGATAATTGATGTTCATATCCTGAAACCAAGTCAGGCAAACTGCTATCTGACGAAACAGTTAAATAATAGGAACGAAACATATCCTGAATCAATCGCAGATAGTCCATAGCTCGTTTCTCATCAATATGCTCTTTCAGTTTGGATTCTGATATAAGTTTTTGACAAACTTGTTCATTCAAGTCCAAAAAGATAGCTTTTGGATTCTGATATAAGTTTTTGACAAACTTGTTCATTCAAGTCCAAAAAGATAGCTTTCTGTGGTGCAATGTCTGCTTCCAATTCTTCTGGTGTCGCAATCATTGCCTCAAAGAAAATGTGGCTATGTTCTGGGTATTGCTGATAAAATTGGTGACGTCTTTCCATATAATCAGCTAAGGAGGGCACTTGACCTTCCACCCCCAGAAACACTGCCAAAGCTTTCTCAAAACTCTCCTGAAAACAAGTTAGATAGAGGTCTGATTTCCCTGAAAAATTATGATACAAAACTCCTTTGGAAATACCATCCACTTTACAAAGTTCATTGATGACAAAACCTTGATAGCCTTTTGTAGCAAATTCAAACAAAGCAGCGGTAATGATTTTCTCTCTTCGTAGTCTTGTTTTTTCTTCTTTTCTCATGTATTTATCTCTACATTTTTGAATTATAAACCGATTGGTCTGAAATGTCAAGCAACTTTCTCAAAAATTTAACAGTCTGCTGATTGTAGCCATCATAAACAGACTGGAATCCAGTCTCAAACATATAATATACACATTCTTCGCTAAATGTTTTCACGGATATTCAAGAGTATGATAAAGGCAGCTAGAAGAAATAGCAATAAAACAAAGCTAACTGCCAGAGTTCCAAAGCTAGTAGCAATGGTTACCAAAGCTATTGTAAATAAGCTAGGTAAAACAACTGTAATGGCACCGATAGAGGATTGAACTGCTCCCATTGACTCCTCAGGTATTTGTTTAAAAATGAGTTCCTGTAATCGAGGAGAGAGGATACCTGCGAAAAAGGCATCCAAGGCACTAAAGATAAGAATCCAGTCAAAACGAACTGCCACAAAGCCAACTAAAAGGAGTAATTGGATAATAAGCGAGGCATATAGGGCTAGTTTTATGGAGATTGTATTCTTCAGATAGCCACTCACAAGGCTTCCGACAATAAGGGCTGACAATTCAAGGGTGGATAACAAGGCAAGAGATTGACCTGTTTGTAAATTCAAAAAGGGCTGATTCCTCAAAAACAGAGTAGAAACAGGAACTGTAACATTTATCACTGCTTGACTAATAGAGATAATAAACAAAACCAAGAGCACCTTATTCATATTCCATATCAATTTTGATGATTGGAGCAGATGCTGGCAAAAGGATTTTACAGAGAGTCCTTCTTGATAGCTAATCGTTTTTTCTACTTTCAAGAGGTCTGTTTTTATGAAAAGAATACCTAAAAATGCGATTAAAAAGGTCAGAGCATTCAGTAAGGAAATAGACTGGATAGATAGAATACCTAGTAAGACTCCTCCTAGAATATTACTGATTGTTTTCACTAAACTAACAGTTGACTGTTTAAATCCAATAGCTTCTGCCAGATGGTCTTGCCCAATAATTCTAATGAAAATCGGAGTGAGCATGGCGCCTGAAAAATAACTCAATGTGTCAGATAAGAGGTTAATCAGACAAATAAATGCTACTAATAACAAGGAAAAGGACTGCCCTGAAAGTGATAAAGAAACGATAGAGTAAAGCAAAAATTTTGCAAAACTAATCATTGTATATTTTAGGACACGATGATGTTGAAAATCCGCCAAAACTCCCAGAAAGATTTGCAGAACTTGAGGAAGGGTTTCTGAAATCGTGATCAGTAAAATCGCCAAAGGGGCAAAAGATGCATCTGCCACATAATTCAAAAAGGCCAGATAAAAAATCGTATCCCCAACCGTTGAAATCCACTGGTTGATGGTTAATTGCCTAAAATCTCTATTTTGAAGAAATACTTTCATCACAACTCCTTTTTGAATTCAAATGGGAATCTTTCCCCAAGGATAGACCACGATACTACTAACAACCAAAATTACAGTAACATCAAAAGCTGACCAATGCCATTGTAGACTATATGCAATCCAATAGGCCAATAAATTGACTTTGTTACTCTAAATAAGACTGCAAATATAAGGCCGCCACCCATATAGTAGACAAAGTCTGTCAAGACCCAACCATGACTACTAATGTGCAAGATTCCAAATAATATAGCTGATCCGAGTACATCCAGTCCCCATTTCTTCCCTTTTTCCAGAGCAGTCATCACCAATCCACGATAAATCATGTCTTCAAAAATGGGACCTGCAATCACAGGATAAAAAAAATACATCAAAAATGCCGTAGCTCCTGTAAAAGTAGGAGCAGCATGTTGATAAGAAATTTCATTTCGAGTAGGTGGGAAAAGAAAAAAGGTAACGAAATTCCAAACAACAAAAGCAAGCAGAGCTAGGAAGGAATAGACAAGATAGGATCCTTTAAACTTTCTACTGTTGATTTGTTGCCATTTACCTGACCAAATCATAGCAATAAGGGCTAATAAAACTACAAGAAAATTCAACATCATATCCGACAGATAATAGGCAAAGTCAGATAAACCAGTAACAAGGTCGCTGCGTAAAACTAGACCACTGAACTTCTGGTCAGCAACAACTAGCAGAATAGCTATAATAAAGTAGTAGCGTGAGATTACCTTTTTCATTCTATTTTCTCCTATACTATGAAATAAAGACAGCCCCTACCCAAGAAAAGGCAAGGGCTTTGGATATTAATAACGTCGGCGGTCATAATCAGAGTCAGGTTTATCGTTAAAATATTTCTGCCAGAAATTAGTGATTGACCAAGGTGTCCCGAACCCTCCCCATGCACCGCTTGGGATATTGCCAAGATACACAAGATCTCCTCCATAAACCTTCTCCAACTCAGCTTCTGTCAATTCCATTGTTTCTGCAAATTGTAAATTTAACATCTTTTATACTCCTTCAATCGTTTTCTTCTTGTAAACCACTTCTGCGACCTAGGATTTGCTTCAAGTGCTTTACAAGGACAGTATAACACGAAAATTAGCTTATTTTAGAAAATCGCATATTTGACATTTTTTCTTGTAGCAATTTCTTATTTGCGATTTTGGTAGATTTGATTATTTCCCTGCTATAATAAAGTTATTACTAACAAGGAGGGATATAATGATGAAGAAAAGAAAAATCCAACTGATACTCCTGCTTATTTCGGAGTGGGTGATTGTCTTCCCGTTTCTAATTAATCGATAAGTTCTTTGTATTGCTGAAAACGCAATTCGAAGAGGGCTAGCAATTGTGGATTTTCTAATACTTGCAGAGATTGGATAAAGTGTTCAATCTCTTTTTGATTGCTTCCTTTGGTTTGAAGAAAGACACTCATTTTCTTTAAAAATTGCCACGATACTTTCTCAAAAACATCGTACGGACGCAACATGCTCTCCAACTCAGTTTCAAAGATTGGGATGTATGAGAAAAGTTTTCGCTCCATGAGTTCTGATAAGATATTTAAGAGTCCTTGCTTCATATACAACCGATTATGTACCAACTCCTTAAATTCTTTAGACTTCTCAATTAAAGCGGTCGATAAAAATATCAAATCTTGATTGCTCAAGAAGGGCATGGTATTGCAAAAGAGATAGAGTTCAAACCAGGTCCAAGACTCAATAGCATAGAGATAGATAGTCAAAAACTCGCTATCTTCTTTTACTAATGGATAGTTCTTATTTAAGGAATGGAGTGCGTTTTTAATTACAATGGCATTCAAACGACGATAGGTCTCTGCCATCTGTTCTTGCTCGACTTCCTCCAACAGTTGCTCTAAACCAGCTATATCTTGGTGGGCAAAGCGATCCACAACCTTTCTACCAATCTGCATATGTAGGGATTCTTGATAATTGTTTAGCTTATGACCAAACTCATCAAAATTCATATTGATCCCTTGGATGGCTAGGATCAACTTATCCGCAGATAGCATAGACTGCCCTAGTTCAAACTTGGACAACTGAGAGGCTGTTAGACCAGCACAAGCCACATCTGACTGCTTGAGCTTTCTCGCCAAACGTAATTCCTTGTAAAATTCTCCCAACTCCATTCTCTCAATCATCTCACCACCTCCTATTTTTTATATAGTATATCATTATTCACAATTATTTGTCAAAATATTCTGACATTTAAGAGAGCAAAAAAGCCAGCCCTAAGCTGACTCTTTATTCCATCGTATCAAAAGCAAGACTTGGTTTGGCATTGAGGTCCAAGTTTGCAAAGTTTTCTTTGTTCCACTCGCTGACGCTAGCATAGGCAATCATGCCTGCATTGTCTCCGCAGAGGCGCAGAGGTGGAATGATGACCTTGACGTCAGTGATTTCAGCCGCTAGGCGTTCTCTGAGACCTTTATTGGCTGCCACACCACCTGCCACGACAAGGGTTTTAACAGGATATTTCTCCAAAGCCTTCTTGGTTTTGGCCATAAGAATATCCAAGACAGCTGCTTGGAAGGAAGCACACAAATCTTCTGTGGATAGATTTTCTCCCTTTTGCTCGGCATTGTGGTGAAGATTGATAAAGGCCGATTTCAAACCTGAGAATGAAAACTCCAGATTATCTTCCTTAATCATGGCACGGGGGAAATCATAAATATCCTGCCCCTGATGAGCTAGCTCATCAATCTCACGACCTGCAGGATAGGTCAAGCCCATGACACGGCCGACCTTATCATAGGCCTCACCAACCGCGTCATCTCGCGTTTCCCCAACAATCTTGTAGTCACCAGCCTCAGAAACATAAACCAACTCTGTGTGCCCACCGCTAACCAAGAGGGCTAGCAAGGGAAACTCCAAAGGCTCCACACTCTGAGCGGCCATGAGGTGGCCAGCCATGTGGTTAACGGGAATCAGCGGAAGTCCATGTGCCCAAGCAAAGGCCTTAGCAGCTGACAAACCAACTAGTAAGGCTCCAACCAAGCCCGGTCCATAGGTAACCGCAACAGCTGTCACATCGTTTTCAATAATCTCTGCTTCTGCTAGCGCCTCCTCGATACAGGCTGTAATGACCTCGACATGGTGACGACTGGCTACTTCTGGCACTACGCCCCCAAAACGTTTGTGACTCTCAATTTGACTAGCAATGACATTGGACAAGAGCTCATCGTCGTTTTTCAAGACGGCAACACTAGTCTCATCACAGGATGTTTCAAATGCTAAAATATATCTATCCTTCATCTATTTCT is a window of Streptococcus mitis DNA encoding:
- a CDS encoding MFS transporter; translated protein: MKVFLQNRDFRQLTINQWISTVGDTIFYLAFLNYVADASFAPLAILLITISETLPQVLQIFLGVLADFQHHRVLKYTMISFAKFLLYSIVSLSLSGQSFSLLLVAFICLINLLSDTLSYFSGAMLTPIFIRIIGQDHLAEAIGFKQSTVSLVKTISNILGGVLLGILSIQSISLLNALTFLIAFLGILFIKTDLLKVEKTISYQEGLSVKSFCQHLLQSSKLIWNMNKVLLVLFIISISQAVINVTVPVSTLFLRNQPFLNLQTGQSLALLSTLELSALIVGSLVSGYLKNTISIKLALYASLIIQLLLLVGFVAVRFDWILIFSALDAFFAGILSPRLQELIFKQIPEESMGAVQSSIGAITVVLPSLFTIALVTIATSFGTLAVSFVLLLFLLAAFIILLNIRENI
- a CDS encoding Rgg/GadR/MutR family transcriptional regulator gives rise to the protein MIERMELGEFYKELRLARKLKQSDVACAGLTASQLSKFELGQSMLSADKLILAIQGINMNFDEFGHKLNNYQESLHMQIGRKVVDRFAHQDIAGLEQLLEEVEQEQMAETYRRLNAIVIKNALHSLNKNYPLVKEDSEFLTIYLYAIESWTWFELYLFCNTMPFLSNQDLIFLSTALIEKSKEFKELVHNRLYMKQGLLNILSELMERKLFSYIPIFETELESMLRPYDVFEKVSWQFLKKMSVFLQTKGSNQKEIEHFIQSLQVLENPQLLALFELRFQQYKELID
- a CDS encoding TetR/AcrR family transcriptional regulator, translating into MRKEEKTRLRREKIITAALFEFATKGYQGFVINELCKVDGISKGVLYHNFSGKSDLYLTCFQESFEKALAVFLGVEGQVPSLADYMERRHQFYQQYPEHSHIFFEAMIATPEELEADIAPQKAIFLDLNEQVCQKLISESKSYLFGLE
- the tsaD gene encoding tRNA (adenosine(37)-N6)-threonylcarbamoyltransferase complex transferase subunit TsaD; its protein translation is MKDRYILAFETSCDETSVAVLKNDDELLSNVIASQIESHKRFGGVVPEVASRHHVEVITACIEEALAEAEIIENDVTAVAVTYGPGLVGALLVGLSAAKAFAWAHGLPLIPVNHMAGHLMAAQSVEPLEFPLLALLVSGGHTELVYVSEAGDYKIVGETRDDAVGEAYDKVGRVMGLTYPAGREIDELAHQGQDIYDFPRAMIKEDNLEFSFSGLKSAFINLHHNAEQKGENLSTEDLCASFQAAVLDILMAKTKKALEKYPVKTLVVAGGVAANKGLRERLAAEITDVKVIIPPLRLCGDNAGMIAYASVSEWNKENFANLDLNAKPSLAFDTME
- a CDS encoding peptide pheromone VP1 is translated as MLNLQFAETMELTEAELEKVYGGDLVYLGNIPSGAWGGFGTPWSITNFWQKYFNDKPDSDYDRRRY
- a CDS encoding CPBP family intramembrane glutamic endopeptidase, which produces MKKVISRYYFIIAILLVVADQKFSGLVLRSDLVTGLSDFAYYLSDMMLNFLVVLLALIAMIWSGKWQQINSRKFKGSYLVYSFLALLAFVVWNFVTFFLFPPTRNEISYQHAAPTFTGATAFLMYFFYPVIAGPIFEDMIYRGLVMTALEKGKKWGLDVLGSAILFGILHISSHGWVLTDFVYYMGGGLIFAVLFRVTKSIYWPIGLHIVYNGIGQLLMLL